The following are encoded in a window of Chitinophagaceae bacterium genomic DNA:
- a CDS encoding RagB/SusD family nutrient uptake outer membrane protein, translated as MKNIQVILTGILLAGTMLVSCKKWVDYDPKDDFKITDLEYFKSEADYRSIAVGAYAPLQWLNQIVPVGDIISDNSVTGGESASDVLSLQQINNFTHTPVNGTTADLWQSCYEGINRVNYMHQYKDQNPAGQTITFPGKDALYGEVYFLRGYYYFTLVKMFGGVPLFVDRRLNFLDLGTITRATQADVYKQIETDLTNAIAALPVVQPEKGRVTKSAAQALLGKVYLYQNKYAPAAAMLDNVINSNVYSLVPDFNSIFLPSGENGPESVFEIQYSNGSATYDWGHVTRGQGNYSVQQCGIRGLNGTAAMPYNPGWSTNLPTQNLAAAYDAGDKRKAVTVLDIEAYKTANPAFSITYQVAPYQNTGLYNQKYLPRKGETSGQVELNYSNNFRTIRYADVLLMAAEAYNKSGNDSKAQTYLNLVRRRAFGDLLHDITSTGTALYDAILAERRLELAMEGERFFDLVRTGKAPAVLGPLGFVAGKHELFPIPQGEVDLAGLTQNPGY; from the coding sequence ATGAAAAATATACAAGTAATACTAACAGGCATCTTACTCGCAGGAACGATGCTTGTATCCTGTAAAAAGTGGGTTGATTATGATCCGAAAGATGATTTTAAGATAACCGACCTGGAATATTTTAAAAGCGAAGCGGATTACCGGTCAATAGCAGTGGGTGCGTATGCTCCTTTGCAATGGCTTAACCAGATTGTTCCTGTAGGGGATATCATTTCTGACAATTCTGTAACAGGTGGCGAAAGTGCATCCGACGTACTCTCCTTACAGCAGATCAATAATTTTACCCATACGCCTGTTAATGGTACCACAGCCGACCTCTGGCAGTCCTGTTACGAAGGAATTAACCGGGTTAATTACATGCATCAGTATAAAGATCAGAATCCTGCAGGTCAAACCATTACGTTTCCGGGTAAAGATGCCTTATACGGTGAAGTATATTTTTTAAGGGGATACTATTACTTTACGCTTGTAAAAATGTTTGGAGGTGTACCCTTGTTTGTAGACAGAAGACTGAATTTTTTAGATCTAGGCACCATTACAAGAGCCACCCAGGCTGACGTATACAAGCAGATCGAAACAGACCTTACCAATGCCATTGCCGCGTTACCGGTTGTGCAGCCGGAAAAGGGCCGGGTAACCAAATCTGCTGCACAGGCTTTACTAGGTAAAGTGTATTTATACCAGAACAAATATGCTCCTGCGGCTGCCATGCTGGATAATGTAATTAATTCAAATGTATATTCGTTGGTTCCCGATTTCAATTCCATCTTTTTGCCGTCGGGCGAAAATGGCCCTGAGTCTGTTTTTGAAATACAGTATTCCAATGGATCGGCTACGTACGATTGGGGCCATGTTACCCGCGGGCAGGGAAATTACTCAGTGCAGCAATGTGGCATACGTGGCCTGAACGGAACGGCTGCCATGCCTTACAATCCCGGATGGAGCACCAATCTGCCAACACAAAACCTGGCAGCAGCTTATGACGCAGGCGATAAAAGAAAAGCAGTAACGGTGCTGGATATTGAAGCATATAAAACGGCCAACCCCGCATTCAGTATAACCTACCAGGTAGCGCCTTATCAGAATACAGGCTTGTACAATCAAAAATACCTGCCACGTAAAGGCGAAACATCCGGACAGGTAGAATTAAACTACTCCAATAATTTCCGCACCATTCGCTATGCCGATGTATTGCTGATGGCTGCCGAGGCGTATAATAAATCCGGAAATGACAGTAAGGCGCAAACCTATCTGAACCTGGTTCGCCGCCGGGCATTCGGCGATCTTTTACACGATATTACATCAACCGGTACTGCTTTATACGATGCCATTTTAGCTGAAAGAAGACTGGAACTGGCAATGGAAGGGGAACGCTTTTTTGACCTGGTTAGAACCGGTAAAGCGCCGGCTGTTTTAGGTCCATTGGGATTTGTTGCAGGCAAACATGAGTTGTTTCCTATACCGCAGGGAGAAGTAGATCTGGCGGGTTTAACACAAAATCCGGGGTACTGA
- a CDS encoding TonB-dependent receptor has translation MKLKTSMLCLSILLGTFFLNQAFGQNISASGKVKNKTTGDPVVGATVSLQGSATTTSTDALGNFTISVPKGGRITITSIGYAPASIQINKEGAVTILLEEASKSLDEVVVVGYGTQRVTKVSGAISGVKAAAIEKLKPVRVEEAIQGTSGVNVIQSGSPGAQPLILIRGIPSYSNNGPLVVVDGVPQSQADLNSINPADIESINILKDAATAAIYGVSGGNGVIIVTTKAGRKNQKTEFTINSFYGIQEVANTVPVLNASEYAAIVNEGSTLSGGSIIFPDLSVLGKGTDWQKEIFKKAPLQSHSIAARGGSEKVTYFLSGAYLSQGGVVGGIDKSKFNRINFSSNIAFDLTSKLKFILNANYVNLSSKGIQENSFNSIIGSALNYDPTVPVYNTVPNTVGKYGFSNLILSEIFNPLTKLENTYNRNVGNKLFGKFELQYEVIKNLRLSTRFGYTKYDGNAKTFTPLVFWGLNNVDNSMNGDGTTVAGKHNSVAQEKANYNSFTYELFGNYNFKVAQNHSFETTLGFSMQKVSGNTAGTSRQDVPFNSWEFADHTSATGNNSASNLFANTGYYYQYEKRNASLFGRINYDYKEKYLASVTARRDGSTAFGKENKWGVFPSGSLGWVVSRENFFKSTFIDFLKIRGSYGSVGSDNVNPQYRTILTDYLASLYGSGNSIGYTYGNNFSSGSTLASLGNEKLGWEEQTQLNGGFDMNFYKNKFNIAADYFEKRTKGLIYQASAPAVILGGLSAPFANIGSTKSSGLDLTLGYNDRIGKDLKLSTSVTFTTVKNLVTGTNTEGTARITGGSYFNGQSQTVSVFEKGKTPYYYYGYKTLGLFQTYAEIASSPAQPGAQPGDIKFADLNGDGIIDSKDQTQIGNPFPKFTMGWNLNLEYKNFDLSVLAYASYGNDVFRALERNGNYTNKFSSVLERWTGPGTTNDANNPRYSFTDANNNSRVSDRYVEDGSFIKIRNILLGYNFQFAPIKKIFKTVRLYAQVKNAFTFTKYTGFDPEIAAPLQDVGVDRGAYPQARTYSVGLDIKF, from the coding sequence ATGAAATTAAAGACCAGCATGCTGTGCCTGAGTATTTTACTTGGCACATTTTTCCTCAACCAGGCCTTTGGGCAAAATATTTCTGCTTCCGGTAAAGTAAAAAACAAAACAACCGGCGATCCGGTAGTTGGAGCAACTGTTAGCCTTCAGGGTTCTGCAACTACAACCTCAACTGATGCATTAGGAAATTTTACCATTTCAGTTCCTAAAGGAGGCAGAATAACCATTACCTCTATTGGATATGCACCGGCAAGTATACAGATCAACAAAGAAGGCGCTGTTACCATTTTGCTGGAAGAGGCATCTAAAAGCCTTGATGAAGTGGTAGTAGTGGGTTATGGTACCCAACGGGTAACCAAGGTTTCGGGTGCAATATCTGGTGTTAAGGCAGCGGCAATTGAAAAGCTGAAACCGGTAAGGGTTGAAGAAGCTATACAGGGCACTTCGGGTGTAAATGTTATTCAAAGCGGCTCACCCGGTGCTCAGCCATTGATACTTATAAGAGGTATCCCATCTTATAGTAATAACGGGCCCCTGGTGGTTGTTGACGGTGTACCTCAATCACAGGCGGACCTGAATTCAATTAACCCTGCTGATATAGAGAGTATTAATATATTAAAAGACGCCGCTACCGCTGCCATTTATGGCGTAAGTGGTGGTAATGGCGTAATAATAGTAACTACAAAAGCAGGACGAAAAAATCAAAAAACCGAATTTACCATAAACAGCTTTTATGGTATCCAGGAGGTTGCCAATACGGTTCCGGTATTAAATGCATCCGAATATGCAGCAATCGTTAATGAGGGAAGTACTTTAAGCGGTGGCAGTATTATTTTCCCTGACCTTTCCGTTTTGGGTAAAGGAACCGACTGGCAAAAGGAAATCTTTAAAAAGGCTCCGTTACAATCGCATAGCATTGCAGCAAGGGGCGGATCAGAAAAGGTAACTTACTTCTTATCCGGAGCTTATTTAAGCCAGGGTGGGGTTGTAGGCGGAATTGATAAATCAAAGTTCAACCGCATCAACTTCTCGTCAAATATCGCATTTGACCTGACGTCTAAACTGAAGTTCATTTTAAATGCCAATTATGTAAACCTGAGTTCAAAAGGTATCCAGGAAAATTCTTTTAACAGCATTATCGGCAGTGCATTGAACTACGATCCAACTGTTCCGGTGTACAACACGGTACCCAATACCGTGGGTAAATATGGCTTCAGTAACCTGATTTTATCTGAAATATTCAATCCCCTCACCAAACTGGAAAATACCTACAACAGGAATGTGGGGAATAAGTTATTTGGAAAGTTCGAATTGCAGTATGAAGTGATCAAAAACCTGCGGCTCAGTACACGTTTCGGTTACACCAAATATGATGGCAATGCCAAAACATTTACCCCGCTTGTGTTCTGGGGATTGAATAATGTAGATAACTCCATGAACGGGGATGGCACTACCGTGGCAGGCAAACACAACAGCGTAGCACAGGAAAAAGCAAACTATAACTCATTCACCTATGAATTGTTTGGCAATTATAATTTTAAAGTAGCCCAAAATCATTCTTTTGAAACAACGTTGGGATTCTCCATGCAAAAAGTCAGCGGTAATACAGCCGGCACAAGCAGGCAGGATGTTCCCTTTAACAGCTGGGAATTTGCAGATCATACCTCCGCAACAGGAAATAATTCAGCATCAAACCTTTTTGCCAATACAGGGTATTACTACCAGTATGAAAAAAGGAATGCTTCCTTATTTGGCAGGATAAATTACGATTATAAAGAAAAATACCTGGCTTCAGTAACTGCACGCAGGGATGGTTCTACTGCTTTTGGTAAGGAAAATAAATGGGGTGTTTTTCCTTCCGGCTCATTGGGATGGGTAGTCAGCAGGGAAAATTTCTTTAAATCAACATTCATTGATTTCCTAAAAATACGGGGCAGTTACGGATCGGTCGGATCTGATAATGTTAATCCCCAGTACCGTACGATCCTTACCGATTACCTGGCTTCCCTGTATGGGTCTGGTAACAGTATAGGGTATACTTATGGTAATAATTTTTCTTCAGGATCTACATTGGCCTCTTTGGGGAATGAAAAATTAGGCTGGGAAGAACAAACCCAGTTAAATGGAGGATTTGATATGAATTTTTATAAAAATAAATTCAATATCGCTGCTGATTACTTCGAGAAAAGGACAAAAGGACTGATATACCAGGCCTCAGCGCCGGCAGTAATCCTGGGGGGGCTTTCAGCTCCGTTTGCCAATATAGGTTCTACCAAATCAAGCGGCCTTGATCTTACTTTGGGATACAATGACCGAATAGGTAAAGACCTTAAATTATCTACTTCGGTAACGTTTACCACTGTTAAAAACCTGGTTACAGGCACCAATACAGAAGGTACAGCAAGGATCACAGGGGGTAGTTATTTTAACGGCCAATCCCAAACCGTAAGCGTATTTGAAAAGGGAAAAACACCTTATTATTATTATGGGTATAAAACACTCGGTTTATTTCAAACCTATGCTGAGATCGCTTCCAGTCCTGCACAACCAGGCGCACAACCAGGCGATATTAAATTTGCCGACCTGAATGGCGACGGTATCATTGATTCAAAAGATCAAACCCAGATCGGAAATCCATTTCCCAAATTTACTATGGGCTGGAACCTGAACCTGGAATATAAGAACTTTGACCTCTCTGTTCTGGCCTATGCCTCTTATGGTAATGATGTTTTCCGTGCCCTGGAAAGAAATGGCAACTATACCAATAAATTCAGCAGTGTATTGGAAAGGTGGACAGGGCCCGGTACGACCAATGATGCTAACAATCCAAGGTATTCATTCACGGATGCCAATAACAACAGCCGTGTATCTGACAGGTATGTGGAAGATGGATCTTTCATAAAGATCAGGAACATCCTGCTTGGATATAATTTTCAGTTTGCACCAATAAAAAAGATATTTAAAACGGTAAGGTTATATGCACAGGTAAAAAATGCATTCACGTTTACCAAATATACCGGGTTCGATCCCGAAATAGCTGCCCCGTTGCAGGATGTTGGTGTTGACCGTGGTGCATATCCCCAGGCAAGAACCTATTCTGTAGGACTGGATATTAAATTTTAA
- a CDS encoding transcriptional regulator: MYKAGLQNWDIKQDKNGIVYFANNEGLLSFDGKYWNNYPLPNKTIVRSVEIGPDNRIYAGGQDEIGYFSPAGNGRLQYHTLIDRIPVKDRSFGDVWDIVSFNGNTFFRSPTKIFKFTDRTAVVYHAANEWAFLGICSGNLYAQDYKTGILRFENEVWMPVPGKNTLPVNDAVTGMLPVNPGNAIITTLKNGLYSLSNNGISELESVNNTVFKNERIYAATAVTRDWMALATNNKGVYITDFKGNIIQSFSRTEGLQNNNVLSIFSDSQRNLWLGLDNGIDLITYNSSIKQIKPLLQDGSGYTASLHDNRLFLGTSNGLFSVPMQPIADMSFSKGSFTAVTNTKGQTWGLAKINNQLLLGHHEGAFVIRNNDAIPVSPNKGFWNFVPLSNTFPSGRIVAGGYTGLTIFDYVNGQFIQSRVIPGFSESSRFVELDKDSNIWVSHPYHGVFKIVQNADDSYSTFAYSNTKGLPSLLNNHIYSIKNELVVATEKGVYVYNKVKDSFEPSEFYHKLLGDQSIRYLKEDNNGNTWFIHEKSLGVIDFSKKEPVVIQLPELNNKMLSGFEFIYAANQNNIFLGGEKGFYHINYEKYKQTLPKLRVQIRALSIINKTDSLLFGGYYDKENQIQDPEDVPAINYRWKTLRIEYSSSLFGYQANLEYSYRLKGYDNNWSEWTNRTEKEYTNLPPGKFTFEVKVRNNLGSESATTEYTFNILPPWYKTNWAKAMYLILLATGLFFLYRLEQIRFRSQQVKYEEEQKKLRYIHDLELAKSESELVALRNEKLEAEINYKNSELASSAMHLVKKGELVSKMKTELAHVMKGISNPDAEAELKKIIRTISEDDNMDKEWENFALHFDKVHSDFISALKEKHTGITNNEIKLCAYLRMNLSTKEIAQLMNISVRGVEVSRYRLRKKIELPKEISLFDYLLTIQTNKIQDQ; this comes from the coding sequence TTGTATAAAGCAGGCCTGCAAAACTGGGATATTAAACAGGATAAGAACGGGATTGTTTACTTTGCAAATAATGAAGGTTTGCTGAGTTTTGATGGCAAGTACTGGAATAATTATCCGTTACCAAATAAAACCATTGTACGCTCTGTTGAAATTGGCCCTGACAATCGCATATATGCCGGCGGGCAGGATGAGATCGGGTATTTTTCCCCTGCCGGTAACGGGCGTTTACAATATCATACCCTGATTGACCGGATACCTGTTAAAGACAGGTCGTTTGGAGATGTATGGGATATTGTATCATTCAATGGCAATACCTTTTTCCGGTCCCCCACCAAAATCTTCAAATTTACTGACCGCACTGCCGTGGTATACCATGCTGCCAATGAGTGGGCTTTTTTAGGTATTTGCAGTGGCAATTTATATGCACAGGATTATAAAACAGGTATTTTAAGATTTGAAAATGAGGTTTGGATGCCGGTTCCCGGCAAAAATACTTTACCGGTCAATGATGCCGTTACCGGCATGTTGCCTGTAAATCCCGGCAACGCAATCATTACTACATTAAAAAACGGGTTATACAGCCTTTCAAACAACGGAATCTCTGAACTGGAATCGGTTAATAATACTGTTTTTAAAAATGAGCGTATTTATGCTGCCACTGCTGTAACCAGGGATTGGATGGCATTGGCTACAAACAATAAGGGTGTTTATATTACTGATTTTAAGGGAAACATAATTCAAAGTTTTTCAAGAACGGAGGGCCTGCAGAACAATAATGTCCTCAGTATTTTTTCTGACAGTCAGCGTAACTTATGGCTGGGCCTGGATAATGGCATTGATTTAATTACCTACAACAGTTCCATCAAACAGATCAAACCTTTATTGCAGGACGGATCTGGTTATACTGCCAGTTTGCATGATAACCGGTTATTTTTAGGCACCTCAAATGGCTTATTCAGTGTACCCATGCAACCCATAGCGGATATGAGTTTCAGCAAGGGCAGTTTTACAGCTGTAACCAATACAAAAGGGCAAACCTGGGGACTTGCAAAAATCAATAACCAACTGTTGCTCGGTCATCACGAAGGTGCATTTGTAATCAGGAATAACGATGCCATACCTGTTTCTCCGAATAAAGGGTTCTGGAATTTTGTGCCGCTTTCCAATACCTTTCCGTCGGGCCGTATTGTTGCCGGGGGGTATACCGGGTTAACCATCTTTGATTACGTTAATGGCCAATTCATACAATCCAGAGTAATTCCGGGTTTCAGTGAATCTTCCCGGTTTGTTGAACTTGATAAGGACAGTAATATCTGGGTATCGCACCCCTATCACGGTGTTTTTAAAATAGTCCAAAATGCAGATGACAGTTACAGTACGTTTGCTTATTCAAATACAAAAGGGCTCCCCTCTTTATTAAACAACCATATTTACAGCATCAAAAACGAATTGGTGGTTGCAACTGAAAAAGGTGTTTATGTTTACAATAAAGTAAAAGACAGTTTTGAACCTTCTGAATTTTATCATAAACTGCTGGGCGATCAAAGCATCCGTTACCTGAAAGAAGACAACAACGGCAATACCTGGTTTATTCATGAAAAATCTTTGGGTGTAATTGATTTTTCAAAAAAAGAACCTGTAGTCATACAACTTCCCGAATTGAATAACAAGATGCTGAGTGGTTTTGAGTTCATTTATGCCGCAAATCAAAACAACATTTTTTTGGGAGGTGAAAAAGGATTTTATCATATTAACTATGAAAAATACAAACAGACTTTGCCAAAGCTAAGGGTACAGATACGGGCCTTGAGTATAATAAATAAAACCGACAGCCTTTTATTTGGCGGATATTACGATAAGGAAAACCAAATTCAGGATCCGGAAGATGTACCCGCAATCAATTACCGCTGGAAAACATTGCGTATTGAATATTCCTCCTCACTTTTTGGTTACCAGGCCAATCTTGAATACAGTTACCGGCTTAAAGGATATGACAACAACTGGAGCGAATGGACAAACAGGACAGAAAAAGAATACACCAATCTGCCACCCGGAAAATTTACATTTGAGGTAAAAGTCAGGAACAACCTGGGTTCAGAATCTGCTACAACTGAATATACCTTTAATATATTGCCGCCCTGGTATAAAACCAACTGGGCAAAAGCCATGTACCTGATCCTTTTGGCTACCGGACTGTTTTTTTTATACAGGTTGGAGCAGATAAGATTCAGATCGCAGCAGGTAAAATACGAAGAAGAACAGAAAAAGCTCAGGTACATCCATGATCTTGAATTGGCTAAATCTGAAAGTGAACTGGTAGCATTACGGAATGAAAAACTGGAAGCTGAGATCAATTATAAAAATTCTGAGCTGGCTTCTTCAGCTATGCACCTGGTTAAAAAAGGCGAACTGGTCTCTAAAATGAAGACCGAACTGGCCCATGTCATGAAAGGTATCAGCAATCCCGATGCAGAGGCCGAACTTAAGAAAATAATCAGGACCATCAGCGAAGACGACAATATGGACAAGGAGTGGGAAAATTTCGCCCTTCACTTTGATAAAGTACATAGTGATTTTATCAGCGCATTAAAAGAAAAACATACTGGCATAACCAACAACGAGATCAAACTCTGCGCTTACCTAAGAATGAATTTATCCACCAAAGAGATCGCACAGCTGATGAATATCTCAGTCAGGGGTGTTGAAGTAAGCCGTTACAGGTTACGAAAAAAAATTGAACTGCCTAAAGAGATCAGTTTATTTGATTATTTACTTACGATCCAGACAAATAAGATACAGGATCAATAA
- the gyrA gene encoding DNA gyrase subunit A translates to MENNGNLNEENLPENTGNLNNRGKIIPVNIEEQMKTSYIDYSMSVIVGRALPDVRDGLKPVHRRVLYGMNEMGNNSNKAYKKSARIVGDVMGRYHPHGDSAIYDTIVRMAQEWNMRYKLVDGQGNFGSQGGDPPAAMRYTEIRMQKLAEAMVEDIDKETVDFQLNFDDSLKEPTVLPTRVPQLLVNGSSGIAVGMATNMMPHNLSEVIDACIAFVDDNNITIEDLIKHVKGPDFPTGGIIYGFEGVRAAMHTGRGRLVLRGKVNIETGAHGREKLVIYEVPYQVNIDNLAARIGEITSEKIVEGISNVNDESNSKEGTRIVVDLKRDAVAQVVINQLYKHTELQTSYGINNVAIVRGRPYTLNLKDLIKEFVDFRHEVVIRRTKYDLRKAEERAHILEGYIIALNNLDEVIKLIRNSATPNIAQEGLMSNFGMSEIQDKAVLELRLQRLTGMEIEKIREEHAEIMKLIEHLKEILANEAMRFGIIKAELTEIKNKFGDERRTEITYLDDEIKMIDLIEEEDVVVTISHLGYIKRTSATEYRQQRRGGRGARGSSTRQEDYIEHLFVASTHHTLLFFTEKGRCFWLPVYQIPEGDKTSKGRAIQNLVQIPPDDKVRAIIDVKNFEDKDFVNSHYIILCTKKGMIKKTDLEDFSRPRQTGINAINILDGDQLLAAKLTDGNCEIMMAVKSGRAIRFPEEKVRSTGRGGQGVAGIEVEDEKDEVVGLACVNREDRTRTILVVSEKGFGKRTPVEEYRITNRGGKGVKTINVTDKTGALVGLLDVTEKEDLMITCVSGITIRMPVNQISEQGRATQGVKLIRVDEGDEIAAITQLDEEDEENGDITGEATPGNETTGEAAEATES, encoded by the coding sequence ATGGAAAACAACGGGAATTTAAACGAAGAAAACCTGCCGGAAAATACCGGCAATCTCAATAACCGGGGCAAGATCATACCGGTTAATATCGAGGAACAAATGAAGACCTCTTACATCGATTACTCCATGAGTGTGATCGTGGGAAGGGCATTACCCGATGTACGGGACGGCTTAAAACCGGTACATCGCCGGGTACTGTACGGCATGAATGAAATGGGCAATAACAGCAACAAGGCCTATAAGAAAAGTGCCCGTATCGTGGGTGATGTGATGGGACGTTACCATCCGCATGGCGATTCTGCCATTTACGACACCATTGTTCGGATGGCACAGGAATGGAACATGCGTTACAAACTGGTTGATGGGCAGGGTAACTTCGGAAGCCAGGGCGGGGATCCGCCGGCTGCCATGCGTTATACCGAGATACGCATGCAGAAACTGGCCGAAGCCATGGTGGAAGATATTGATAAAGAAACCGTGGATTTCCAGTTAAACTTTGATGACAGCCTGAAGGAGCCTACCGTACTGCCAACCAGGGTACCGCAACTGCTGGTGAACGGAAGCAGCGGCATTGCTGTAGGGATGGCCACCAATATGATGCCGCATAATCTTTCAGAAGTGATAGATGCCTGCATTGCCTTTGTGGATGATAATAATATAACCATTGAGGACCTGATAAAACACGTTAAAGGGCCTGATTTCCCGACAGGCGGGATCATCTATGGCTTTGAGGGCGTTCGGGCCGCCATGCATACCGGGAGGGGAAGGTTGGTGCTTCGTGGTAAAGTGAATATTGAGACCGGCGCCCATGGAAGGGAAAAACTGGTCATTTATGAAGTACCATACCAGGTGAATATTGATAACCTGGCTGCACGGATCGGCGAGATAACATCCGAAAAGATCGTAGAAGGGATCTCCAACGTAAATGATGAAAGCAACAGCAAGGAAGGCACCCGTATCGTGGTTGACCTGAAAAGGGATGCGGTGGCACAGGTGGTGATAAACCAGTTGTACAAACACACCGAGCTACAGACATCATACGGTATAAATAATGTGGCCATTGTACGGGGAAGGCCATACACACTCAACCTGAAGGACCTGATCAAGGAATTCGTTGATTTCAGGCATGAAGTGGTGATACGGCGGACAAAATATGATCTGCGTAAGGCCGAAGAGCGGGCACACATTTTAGAAGGGTATATAATCGCACTGAATAACCTGGATGAAGTGATCAAACTGATCCGCAATTCAGCCACACCAAATATTGCACAGGAAGGACTGATGAGCAACTTCGGCATGAGTGAGATACAGGACAAGGCGGTACTGGAACTGCGTTTGCAGCGCCTTACCGGCATGGAGATCGAGAAGATCCGGGAAGAACACGCCGAAATAATGAAACTGATCGAACACCTGAAAGAGATACTGGCCAATGAAGCCATGCGTTTCGGCATCATCAAGGCAGAACTTACCGAGATCAAAAATAAATTCGGTGACGAACGCCGTACCGAGATAACCTACCTGGATGATGAGATAAAGATGATCGACCTCATCGAAGAAGAAGATGTGGTGGTCACCATTTCCCACCTGGGTTATATCAAGCGTACTTCGGCCACCGAATACCGCCAGCAGCGCAGGGGCGGACGTGGCGCCCGGGGCAGCAGCACCCGGCAGGAAGATTATATCGAACACCTGTTTGTGGCATCCACGCATCACACGCTTTTATTCTTTACCGAAAAAGGAAGATGCTTCTGGCTGCCGGTATACCAGATCCCCGAAGGCGACAAGACCAGCAAGGGAAGGGCCATCCAGAACCTGGTCCAGATACCGCCCGACGATAAAGTAAGGGCCATCATTGACGTGAAGAATTTTGAGGACAAGGATTTTGTGAACAGCCATTACATCATCCTTTGCACCAAGAAGGGAATGATCAAGAAGACCGACCTGGAGGATTTCAGCCGGCCAAGGCAAACCGGTATCAATGCCATCAATATCTTAGACGGCGACCAGTTACTGGCAGCCAAACTCACCGATGGCAATTGCGAGATCATGATGGCGGTGAAGAGCGGCCGTGCCATCCGTTTCCCCGAAGAAAAGGTACGCAGCACGGGCCGTGGCGGCCAGGGCGTTGCCGGTATTGAAGTGGAGGATGAAAAGGACGAAGTGGTTGGCCTGGCATGTGTGAACCGGGAAGACAGGACCCGTACCATTTTGGTGGTAAGTGAAAAAGGATTTGGCAAACGTACCCCGGTAGAAGAATACCGCATCACCAACCGGGGCGGCAAGGGCGTAAAGACCATCAATGTTACCGATAAGACCGGTGCATTGGTTGGCCTGCTCGACGTGACCGAAAAAGAAGACCTGATGATAACCTGCGTAAGTGGCATCACCATCCGCATGCCGGTGAACCAGATCAGCGAACAGGGCAGGGCTACCCAGGGGGTGAAGCTGATACGGGTGGATGAAGGCGATGAGATTGCTGCCATTACCCAGCTGGATGAAGAGGACGAAGAGAACGGCGACATTACCGGTGAAGCAACCCCGGGAAATGAAACGACCGGGGAAGCTGCAGAGGCAACGGAAAGCTAA